A window of the Cutaneotrichosporon cavernicola HIS019 DNA, chromosome: 6 genome harbors these coding sequences:
- the FRP1 gene encoding uncharacterized protein (FAD-binding domain), whose product MPRLGFASVQPFGPGEERDRREVPRRVRSFAPHGGQSGNASGTATPITSGLGYHRSGPRTAAREVGGVVTWGGGGAPLFVKAGELFRDGEVDVVKRDGDVFVVEHYPLSDPSAPQMHDLHDDVEVDIADLATRDQVLGVVAAHRHETTEHDDDVADDEEIERVLSDHIQMLVVDDLHAVVAETAIIVEDEEVVAYSPSAPVGVLGPVSNPLPVSSSEDDDVQAMTDDDLFAVDTAGTSGLSEMADDDLFAVDTAGAASTVSILYDAPTQPPPAPKAPPKPTIDEETIIFQPRIIEDPIASSSQAPLPTTNFELTRVNIDSRVLNRKERKKAKREKRSRNKRARRQNGGGNGDFHLASDGSDLDWGSDGPPKILSVDAGDPVGDEELDPDLDDATLARYLAGTERIREDNAAMAYMESDSDEWEDEDMEETLREIAGRRDTDSEDDDDDDNESSENDFNALADAYSEDEYASDGEAKMFSGVTKWNDSDDEAPEVGDDNAWFIDKMEAALDGGAMAQSRKERNAVFRAVANGSFDGDFPLAPAKRNKKAPTHLPQELQDQWARDRAKKAEKKRDRELQRAIALLDPSIGFGRKANKKGKGKAAARIAHLIPGSAAEVAELFDISDDEGLGPDGGWGIKYHRSNPLLPPTLGDIDMMVQDFMSDSGRTTLQLPPMDKDTRKKVHMLAECYDLKSKSKGKGVGRFPILIKLARSGIDVDVKKRDRLVAAGQFNGGSFYKALYARKKGDKDKGDGKKFARGPGASVRAREGDLVGEGAEKIGQDNVGHQLLSKMGWSEGITIGLGGVHGLEAPIVAVVKNTKRGLGSYGMGYGAVQTTGKNKMAEGSTSLTGRVGSATLAVATSAVIETAKAARTSAPATNQWAPYKNKAEYKAAQKKVTQDAIFTTYYVIAGVAFGCLCLWAWRSATTYYYRRKYGKRTSQVSRERGLVSRASSAASATINNWAYVKVVPLWMFSNVTVAEWFWSAAYLGITLGIGFWGCYWQGKLDYANPMGFVAFGQIPILIALAGRNNTVSWITGISYEKLNYLHRTAGRVAVLTTWIHCFGYVHKGLGKHGPGSDVFMTGMLSGIAGLIMLLTSFALVRRIMYEFFLVVHITMCFIFIVAAWFHWPKLGWWPWTGLILWGFDRGVGFARMIFVNKAWLIPFTSKRDQHSACTVEIVDPTVLRITVANRNLTWSPGQHALLTMPQVATLRYEQHPFTMASASGDAVFLVRAQGGFTARLLDRTQSQTETGFNCYIEGPYGMSHHSELLGHDTLLLVCGGTGITYGCSNFLGAIAAAQQSKTSLSSLRLVWNVREAAHIEWIAPLLNAALEKGTGGMTVSIDIYVTRSGMAEGHSIEEGSGEDSGTTTPEINSSTEAVDKVATPSVGEKGMYGLTEAAMRIVTFHKGRSPVETILRKDTAGSTTNAAGVAVGMCGPLELQLDTRRAICRVNSASKILKGQPPIVLHVENFGW is encoded by the exons ATGCCACGATTAGGCTTTG CGAGTGTGCAACCCTTTGGGCCAGGCGAGGAACGGGATCGGCGCGAGGTTCCGCGCCGCGTTCGATCATTTGCGCCCCATGGTGGACAATCTGGTAACGCGTCGGGGACTGCTACGCCCATCACCTCTGGGTTAGGGTATCACCGTAGTGGGCCGCGTACCGCTGCTCGCGAGGTCGGTGGTGTCGTCACgtggggcgggggaggTGCGCCGCTCTTCGTCAAGGCTGGCGAGCTGTTccgcgatggcgaggtcgatgtCGTCAAGCGCGATGGAG ACGTCTTTGTTGTCGAGCATTACCCGTTGTCCGACCCCAGTGCACCGCAGATGCACGATCtccacgacgacgtcgaggtcgataTTGCCGACCTGGCCACCCGTGACCAGGTCCTTGGCGTTGTTGCAGCCCATCGCCACGAGACGACCGAGCACGATGACGATGTagcggacgacgaggagatcgagcgCGTGCTATCCGACCACATCCAGATGCTTGTGGTAGACGACTTACACGCAGTCGTGGCCGAAACCGCCATCatcgtcgaggatgaggaggttgtcGCCTACTCGCCATCGGCGCCGGTTGGTGTCTTGGGTCCTGTATCCAATCCTCTTCCCGTGTCTAGCagtgaggacgacgacgtccaGGCAATGACCGACGACGATCTCTTCGCCGTCGACACGGCAGGTACCAGTGGCCTGAGTGAGATGGCCGATGACGACCTGTTCGCCGTTGACACCGCTGGCGCTGCCTCTACCGTTTCCATTCTTTACGACGCCCCAACCCAGCCCCCTCCCGCGCCCAAGGCTCCACCAAAACCCACAATagacgaggagacgatCATCTTCCAGCCCCGCATCATCGAAGACCCcatcgcgtcctcgagccaAGCACCTCTTCCTACGACCAATTTCGAGCTGACACGCGTCAACATCGACTCACGCGTCTTGAACCGCAAGGAGCGCAAGAAAGCCAAGAGAGAAAAGCGCTCCCGTAACAagcgcgctcgccgccagAACGGCGGCGGGAACGGCGACTTCCATCTCGCCTCAGACGGGTCCGACCTCGACTGGGGCAGCGACGGACCACCAAAGATCCTATCGGTGGATGCTGGCGATCCCgtcggtgacgaggagctcgatcccgacctcgacgacgcgacgctCGCCCGCTACCTGGCCGGCACGGAGCGTATTCGCGAGGACAATGCGGCGATGGCGTACATGGagagcgacagcgacgagtgggaggacgaggacatggaggaGACGCTTCGGGAGATAGCGGGACGCCGTGATACCGACTCggaagatgatgatgatgatgacaACGAGTCGAGCGAGAACGACTtcaacgccctcgccgacgcttactccgaggacgagtatGCGTCtgacggcgaggccaaGATGTTCTCGGGAGTCACCAAGTGGAACGATTCCGACGATGAGGCTCCAGAGGTCGGGGATGACAACGCGTGGTTCATCGACAAAATGGAAGCGGCGCttgacggcggcgccatGGCCCAGTCTCGCAAGGAGCGCAACGCCGTCTTCCGTGCCGTTGCGAACGGCTCTTTCGACGGTGACTTCCCATTAG cccCAGCCAAGCGGAACAAGAAAGCGCCCACCCATCTCCCGCAAGAGCTGCAGGACCAGTGGGCGCGGGATAGAGCCAAGAAGGcagagaagaagagagaCCGCGAGCTGCAGCGCGCAATAGCCCTCCTGGACCCAAGCATTGGGTTCGGTCGCAAAGCAAACAAGAaaggcaagggcaaggcaGCAGCCCGAATCGCCCACCTCATTCCCGGTtcggcggccgaggtcgccgagttATTCGACATctctgacgacgagggtcTAGGCCCCGACGGCGGCTGGGGCATCAAGTACCACCGCAGCAaccccctccttcccccaaCACTTGGCGACATCGACATGATGGTTCAGGACTTTATGTCCGACTCTGGACGCACGACCCTCCAACTTCCGCCAATGGACAAGGACACTCGTAAGAAGGTCCACATGCTCGCCGAATGCTACGACCTCAAGTCCAAATCCAAGGGCAAGGGTGTCGGCCGGTTCCC CATCCTAATCAAACTCGCCCGTTCTGGTATCGATGTGGACGTCAAGAAAcgcgaccgcctcgtcgcggctGGCCAGTTCAACGGCGGCAGCTTTTACAAGGCCCTCTATGCTCGCAAGAAGGGCGATAAGGACAAAGGCGACGGCAAGAAGTTTGCTCGTGGGCCGGGCGCGAGTGTCCGCGCACGAGagggcgacctcgtcggcgagggtgcCGAGAAGATTGGACAGGATAATGTCGGCCACCAGCTGCTGAGTAAGATGGG CTGGAGCGAGGGCATCACCATCGGCCTAGGCGGCGTGCATGGGCTGGAGGCACC catcGTGGCCGTAGTCAAGAACACGAAACGCGGTCTCGGGTCGTACGGCATGGGCTACGGCGCCG TTCAAACGACCGGGAAAAACAAG atgGCCGAAGGATCTACATCTCTCACTGGCCGTGTCGGCAGCGCCACGCTTGCCGTTGCGACATCTGCTGTTATCGAGacggccaaggcggcgcggacCTCTGCTCCTGCCACCAACCAGTGGGCACCATACAAGAACAAGGCCGAGTACAAGGCCGCCCAGAAAAAGGTCACTCAGGACGCCATCTTCACTACGTACTACGTGATCGCCGGGGTCGCATTCGGCTGTCTCTGTCTGTGGGCGTGGCGCTCCGCTACAACATACTACTACCGGCGCAAGTATGGCAAGCGTACATCGCAGGTCTCGCGTGAACGGGGCTTGGTCTCGCGCGCATCGTCAGCCGCCAGCGCGACAATCAACAACTGGGCATacgtcaaagtcgtccCTCTGTGGATGTTTTCCAACGTCACCGTAGCCGAGTGGTTCTGGAGTGCGGCTTATCTCGGCATCACCCTCGGCATAGGGTTCTGGGGCTGTTACTGGCAAGGCAAGCTGGACTACGCCAACCCCATGGGATTCGTTGCGTTTGGCCAAATCCCAATCCTCATCGCCCTGGCTGGACGGAATAACACCGTTTCCTGGATTACAGGGATCAGCTACGAGAAACTAAACTACCTCCATCGTACGGCTGGTCGCGTCGCTGTCCTCACGACTTGGATCCACTGTTTCGGATATGTACACAAGGGCCTGGGCAAGCATGGGCCTGGAAGCGACGTCTTCATGACCGGCATGTTGTCGGGTATTGCCGGCCTCATTATGCTGCTCACGTCCTTTGCTCTCGTCCGGAGGATCATGTACGAGttcttcctcgtcgtccacaTTACCATGTGCTTCATCTTCATCGTCGCGGCGTGGTTCCACTGGCCCAAACTTGGATGGTGGCCATGGACCGGCCTCATCTTGTGGGGCTTTGACCGCGGCGTTGGTTTCGCACGCATGATCTTTGTCAACAAGGCCTGGCTCATCCCCTTCACTTCCAAGCGTGACCAACACTCGGCCTGTACAGTCGAGATTGTCGACCCCACCGTCCTCCGCATCACCGTCGCCAACCGTAACCTCACATGGAGTCCGGGACAGCACGCTCTGCTTACGATGCCACAAGTCGCTACCCTCCGGTACGAGCAACACCCATTCACCATGGCCAGTGCGTCCGGTGACGCCGTTTtcctcgtccgcgcccAGGGTGGGTTCACtgcccgcctcctcgaccgcacGCAGAGCCAAACAGAAACGGGGTTCAACTGCTACATCGAAGGTCCGTATGGGATGAGCCACCACTCCGAGCTGTTGGGTCACGACacactcctcctcgtctgtGGTGGTACTGGCATTACCTATGGCTGTTCCAACTTCCTCGGCGCAATTGCAGCTGCACAACAGAGCAAGACAtccctctcttccctccGGCTAGTCTGGAACGTACGTGAGGCAGCCCACATCGAATGGATCGCTCCGCTCCTTAACGCAGCCCTGGAGAAGGGTACCGGAGGCATGACCGTTTCCATCGACATCTACGTCACTCGCAGCGGGATGGCTGAGGGCCACTcgatcgaggagggctCGGGAGAGGATTCTGGAACTACCACCCCAGAGATCAACTCGTCCACGGAGGCGGTTGACAAGGTCGCCACCCCCTCAGTTGGTGAGAAGGGAATGTACGGCCTCACCGAGGCGGCTATGCGTATTGTGACATTCCACAAGGGCCGCAGTCCCGTTGAGACGATCCTCCGCAAGGATACGGCGGGTTCAACTACCAACGCAGCTGGCGTCGCGGTTGGCATGTGTGGTCCCCTCGAGCTGCAGCTTGATACGCGGAGAGCTATTTGCCGGGTTAACTCGGCTAGCAAGATCCTCAAGGGACAGCCCCCCATCGTGCTGCACGTCGAGAACTTTGGGTGGTAG
- a CDS encoding uncharacterized protein (heparinase ii iii family protein) encodes MSGAKYHQAPYSDNYGDNFSPSPQPYSEGQGYNDSTAGLRDNEYPMNSGNPYAATASHPQRAPKKRKWLWWIVGAIVLLCVIVGAVLGGVLGSRAKNNNDKGSSSGGNAAATGAPGKDGNTAFATGTKGADDGNTALPTMLSYWATNMAAQTQSGVNGQIYLAVATDTNMLPAYVTGTNTAGYSEPTKDAQPGQNGAWPSDDSSPSSSSPRAHPRIIAPKYKWDALTNGLINGDPYLTHWHKIIIDNATATLNEPPTAYIEDGGLTGSGVLDVARQVKVKIKNLAYAYRTTGETKYVDRAWLELRTASGNNPDVSFGNGTTAWNGAGHFLDLAEFTSAFAIGYDWLFDVWTTEQKSTIRTAIFNMGLTYGVNALTGTNGGGAYNWWTGVDPGKNTQVIDGNWNCVNNAGLILGALAVMDEDQDGMAAQILQLAVPGAEANCFQGAYSDGTWAETPNYWYFGTTGAAEMVSALQTALGGTNGVSLATSSPGFNLTSLAHMYVTGMTAKFEYGDHGPNKYSATANSLLLWSQIFNEPRYALYQRDQYDASEPFSMFWYDPTVEGTWWANLPIDRHFGDKKGEWATARSSWSDNSGTYWAMKAGTLLNHQTHGDLDLGDFVIDAMGYRWAGELGSDQYLGTGYFSSEAQDSPRWNYYRKQTEGQNTILIGDANQLVTAPAPTTNWDSTGTAQGVAPYLALDTADTAFFTMDMSAAYGTGASVKRGIRFLNGRKQILVQDEVTGPSGSGIMWRMQTNATVDAQGASATLTSHDGKVCKVDIVNGDGTFTTMQPTHLTGTAPADEMPNPGVTVLVINNAAGGSLNVDVLFTPQWPGESNFVTPTHVALDSWTLSSH; translated from the exons ATGTCGGGTGCAAAATATCATCAAGCGCCTTATAGCGACAACTATGGTGATAATTTCTCGCCAAGCCCTCAACCATACTCTGAGGGTCAAGGTTACAACGACAGTACTGCTGGTTTAAGGGATAATGAGT ACCCCATGAACAGCGGGAACCCCTACGCCGCAACCGCATCTCACCCCCAGCGCGCTcccaagaagcgcaagtGGCTCTGGTGGATTGTCGGCGCTATCGTCCTCCTCTGTGTTATCGTCGGCGCAGTCCTCGGTGGTGTTCTTGGCAGCCGTGCCAAGAACAACAATGACAAGGGCTCATCCAGCGGCGGCAATGCTGCAGCCACTGGTGCTCCCGGCAAGGATGGCAACACCGCGTTCGCGACCGGCACAAAGGGCGCCGATGACGGCAACACTGCTCTTCCGACCATGCTTTCGTACTGGGCTACCAACATGGCCGCCCAGACTCAGTCTGGCGTGAATGGCCAGATCTACCTTGCCGTGGCCACGGACACCAACATGCTTCCCGCCTACGTTACTGGT ACCAACACTGCTGGATACTCTGAGCCCACCAAGGACGCGCAGCCCGGCCAGAACGGCGCGTGGCCCTCGGAcgactcgtcgccgtcgtcctccagcCCGCGAGCCCACCCCCGTATCATCGCTCCCAAGTACAAGTGGGACGCTCTCACCAACGGTCTGATCAACGGTGACCCCTACCTCACCCACTGGCACAAAATCATTATCGACAACGCGACTGCCACGCTCAACGAGCCTCCTACCGCTTACATTGAGGATGGTGGTCTGACCGGCTCGGGTGTGCTCGATGTTGCTCGccaggtcaaggtcaagatcAAGAACCTTGCGTACGCTTACCGCACCACGGGCGAGACCAAGTATGTTGACCGCGCCTGGCTCGAGCTCCGCACCGCATCGGGTAACAACCCGGACGTTTCGTTCGGCAACGGAACCACGGCCTGGAACGGCGCCGGTcacttcctcgacctggccgAGTTCACCTCCGCCTTCGCCATCGGATACGATTGGCTCTTCGACGTGTGGACCACGGAACAGAAGTCGACTATCCGCACCGCCATTTTCAACATGGGCCTTACCTACGGTGTCAACGCGCTCACCGGCACGaatggcggcggcgcctACAACTGGTGGACTGGTGTTGACCCTGGCAAGAACACCCAGGTGATTGACGGCAACTGGAACTGTGTCAACAACGCCGGTCTCATTCTTGGTGCCCTTGCTgtcatggacgaggaccagGACGGAATGGCCGCTCAGATCCTGCAGCTTGCTGTCCCcggtgccgaggccaaCTGCTTCCAAGGCGCCTACTCGGACGGCACGTGGGCCGAGACCCCCAACTACTGGTACTTTGGCACAACCGGCGCTGCCGAGATGGTCTCTGCTCTTCAGACCGCGCTTGGCGGCACCAACGGTGTTTCGCTTGCCACCAGCAGCCCCGGCTTCAACCTCACCTCGCTCGCACACATGTATGTTACGGGCATGACTGCCAAGTTTGAGTACGGCGACCACGGACCCAACAAGTACTCTGCGACCGCCAACTCGCTTCTCCTTTGGAGCCAGATCTTCAACGAGCCCCGTTACGCACTCTACCAGCGTGACCAGTACGACGCGTCGGAGCCGTTCTCCATGTTCTGGTACGACCCCACTGTTGAGGGTACTTGGTGGGCCAACCTGCCGATCGACCGCCACTTCGGCGACAAGAAGGGCGAGTGGGCCACTGCTCGCTCGTCGTGGAGCGACAACTCTGGTACCTACTGGGCCATGAAGGCTGGTACCCTCTTGAACCACCAGACGCacggcgacctcgaccttggagACTTTGTTATCGACGCCATGGGCTACCGCTGGGCTGGTGAGCTGGGCTCGGACCAGTACCTTGGTACGGGCTACTTCTCGAGCGAGGCACAGGACTCTCCCCGCTGGAACTACTACCGCAAGCAGACCGAGGGCCAGAACACGATCCTCATCGGCGATGCCAACCAGCTCGTCACCGCCCCTGCTCCGACTACTAACTGGGATTCGACTGGAACCGCCCAGGGTGTTGCTCCTtacctcgccctcgacactGCCGACACTGCTTTCTTCACCATGGACATGTCGGCGGCTTACGGTACCGGCGCGTCGGTCAAGCGCGGTATCCGTTTCCTGAACGGCCGCAAGCAGATTCTCGTTCAGGACGAGGTCACTGGTCCTTCGGGTTCGGGCATCATGTGGCGGATGCAGACCAACGCGACTGTCGATGCTCAGGGTGCCTCGGCCACCCTCACCTCGCATGACGGCAAGGTCTGCAAGGTCGACATTGTCAATGGCGACGGCACCTTTACCACCATGCAGCCTACCCACCTGACGGGTACTGCTCCCGCCGACGAGATGCCCAACCCTGGCGTCACTGTCCTGGTCATCAACAACGCTGCTGGTGGCTCGCTCAACGTTGACGTCCTCTTCACTCCTCAGTGGCCTGGTGAGAGCAACTTTGTCACCCCCACCCATGTCGCTCTCGACTCATGGACACTCTCGTCACACTAG
- a CDS encoding uncharacterized protein (protein folding), whose translation MSEYAAPLLWSFLPAQLTAALLPTLCGLAPGLLPPSPPGTPGYARNFRRVITALVLGWLAYAFITDRPDEKGGDWYDLLGVPVRVGEDGLKKAFRGLSRKLHPDKVGPNPPPEVEARFVAIRAAYEALSDPVRRFAYDRFGPDIAGWQGTKTVRDYMMAGVQRAAGFYVVTVGLLLALGLLGRAREGAYWRLVLVGVLLAAEVSLVLAPTPGADAPLTALPILSHLPSYLSTPLARVLPRRLLDRPAYQYIALLRRLTADAGVAISQLADVWADKPVDDQAALKLAVQLNQTALSTLAEEIGPVLEASNDRTGAEKNLIQRIEDVVLDRGLAAHPLVGPAYTAALDRELKGRGMPLSSTGGDCGEDHHNHDQEGENSDERPDTSGTRARAELGHTTADSITPADLVALGKAMPLPPSPPTTPAPESLGQVVAGDKVKADTAKAKAKRQVKEVEVKVEEVETPKPLRRSARLSRSPGIERE comes from the exons ATGTCCGAATACGCCGCCCCGCTCCTCTGGtccttcctccccgcccaactcaccgccgccctccttccAACTCTGTGTGGCCTGGCGCCCGGCCTCTTACCCCCTTCACCCCCAGGAACGCCAGGCTACGCGCGCAACTTTCGGCGCGTAATcaccgccctcgtcctAGGATGGTTGGCGTACGCGTTCATCACTGATCGACCGGACGAAAAGGGCGGCGACTGGTACGACCTCCTCGGGGTTCCTGTccgcgttggcgaggatgggcTCAAGAAGGCGTTTCGGGGTCT ctcgcgcaaGTTGCATCCCGACAAGGTCGGGCCTAACCCACCGCCAGAAGTCGAGGCGCGCTTTGTCGCCATCCGCGCAGCATACGAGGCCCTCTCGGACCCCGTTCGGCGGTTCGCATACGACCGCTTTGGTCCCGACATTGCAGGATGGCAGGGCACCAAAACCGTCCGCGACTACATGATGGCTGGAGTGCAGCGTGCTGCGGGCTTCTACGTCGTGACtgtcggcctcctccttgccctcggaCTGTTAGGCCGCGCACGCGAAGGCGCGTACTGGCGCCTCGTACTGGTCGGCGTtctcctcgctgccgaggTGTCTCTAGTTCTCGCCCCGACCCCTGGTGCCGATGCCCCACTCACCGCTCTCCCCATCCTCTCTCATCTCCCTTCCTATCTCTCAACGCCACTCGCGAGGGTCCTCCCCCGCCGACTCCTCGATCGGCCAGCGTACCAGTACATCGCCCTTCTCCGTCGTCTTACTGCCGACGCTGGGGTGGCCATCTCCCAACTCGCAGACGTGTGGGCCGACAAGCCAGTCGACGATCAGGCAGCCCTTAAACTCGCCGTACAACTCAACCAGACCGCCCTATCTACTCTCGCAGAGGAGATTGGGCCTGTGTTGGAAGCAAGCAACGACCGCACGGGTGCGGAGAAGAACCTCATCCAGCGCATCGAggatgtcgtcctcgaccgtgGTCTCGCGGCCCATCCACTCGTTGGGCCGGCGTATACTGCTGCCCTGGATCGCGAACTCAAGGGCCGTGGGATGCCGCTGTCTAGCACCGGTGGCGATTGCGGAGAGGACCACCATAATCATGACCAAGAGGGCGAGAACAGCGACGAGCGGCCCGATACGTCTGGCACGCGAGCCCGCGCTGAGCTTGGCCACACAACCGCCGACAGCATCACGcccgccgacctcgtcgcaTTAGGCAAGGCCATGCCCCTTCCCCCAAGCCCGCCAACTACGCCTGCTCCCGAGAGTCTGGGACAGGTGGTGGCCGGTGACAAAGTCAAGGCGGACAcagccaaggccaaggccaagcggCAAGTAAAGGAGGTAGAAGtcaaggtggaggaggttgagacACCCAAGCCTCTGCGGCGGAGTGCGCGGTTGTCCCGTTCCCCCGGGATTGAGAGGGAGTAG
- a CDS encoding uncharacterized protein (Splicing factor 3B subunit 10 (SF3b10)), which translates to MSELRYTANTSLEQLHSRYVGTGHADMTKFEWVTHMHRDTLSSIVGHPPLLAYLSIADGECQARERYEVIERMLQPCGVPPGKTDD; encoded by the exons ATG TCTGAGCTGCGCTACACCGCCAACACATCCCTCGAGCAGC TCCACTCGCGCTACGTTGGCACCGGACATGCGGACATGACCAAGTT CGAGTGGGTCACCCACATGCACCGCGACACTTTGTCGTCGATTGTCGGCCACCCGCCCCTGCTGGCGTACCTCTCCATTGCGGACGGCGAGTgccaggcgcgcgagcggtATGAGGTTATCGAG cgcaTGTTGCAGCCCTGCGGTGTGCCGCCTGGCAAGACGGATGACTAG
- a CDS encoding uncharacterized protein (Protein of unknown function (DUF563)), with product MGWHVTRSQILVVLSVLVLFGLFLQLDLSFRFTDSRGSNSLLGLKVGIGGRRHSVWDSPSSRHGYDGNSPLSSHAVTVADVKVKWGEEGAPRTSVLAHAPGWTVLDDIYLYNGTWYIVTDNPSSIPLRRMMISTGAEIWNDQASINRREPTENEMRIIFPSEANRLWGHSVSRVADTSFLVNDPPQFLDHYYHFAAELLFGIWRTYSSLDPSINAAGATQLPVPARIMFPFVNAGGWNDYAKMNSFLMRAIFPSVSFEYRNDWHDRVDTERPYKYDRLVIADRAAAFRGPEFAKTWRTASEAATLEGSRYWWAPVRRNLLEFVGSGTESKDEINLADYGVGIEEYDSEEYGAREVSVLDADGSQDEPIAPRGQPKKGATNKKGGTGKGKHAAGNSGKRRGAQRGGEAPNTRTPSTPVITYVSRQDWGRRMLRKKDHEVLVEELKNLEKKYGWEVNIVSMDKLTRDEQLRLAARTTIMMGVHGNGLTHLIWMNNLNPRATVMEFFYPAGFAEDYEFTSRALGMRHYGWWDNESFTYPNTPAVAYPEGFQGNDIPLDGKAVAQLCEQRLLVDRVGATTEHAAS from the exons ATGGGTTGGCACGTTACGCGCAGCCAAATCCTCGTGGTATTAAGCGTACTTGTGCTCTTTGGTTTGttcctccagctcgactTGAGTTTCCGCTTTACCGACTCTCGAGGAAGCAATAGCCTGTTGGGCCTTAAAGTCGGCATTGGAGGCAGGAGACACTCTGTATGGGACTCGCCGTCCTCTCGACATGGGTACGACGGAAACTCGCCACTCTCTTCCCATGCCGTGACAgtcgccgacgtcaaggtcaagtggggggaggagggagcaCCACGGACCTCAGTGCTGGCACACGCTCCAG GGTGGACGGTTCTTGACGATATTTACCTCTACAATGGAACATGGTACATTGTTACCGACAATCCGTCGAGTATCCCATTACGCCGCATGATGATCTCGACCGGTGCCGAGATCTGGAACGACCAGGCCTCGATTAACAGGCG AGAGCCAACGGAGAATGAGATGCGTATCATCTTCCCCTCTGAGGCAAACCGTCTGTGGGGTCATTCAGTGTCGCGCGTGGCCGATACGAGCTTCCTAGTCAACGACCCACCCCAGTTCCTCGATCACTACTACCATTTTGCGGCCGAGCTTCTCTTCGGCATCTGGCGTACTTACTCGTCGCTTGATCCGTCTATCAATGCTGCAGGCGCGACACAGCTCCCGGTCCCAGCGCGCATCATGTTCCCCTTTGTGAATGCGGGTGGCTGGAACGACTACGCCAAGATGAACTCGTTCCTCATGCGCGCAATCTTCCCGTCGGTCTCATTCGAGTACCGCAACGACTGGCACGACCGTGTGGACACGGAGCGCCCGTACAAGTATGATCGCCTGGTCATTGCTgatcgcgccgccgcgttCCGTGGGCCCGAGTTTGCCAAGACATGGCGCACTGCGTCCGAGGCCGCGACTTTGGAAGGAAGCCGTTATTGGTGGGCCCCGGTCCGCCGTAACCTGCTCGAGTTTGTGGGCTCTGGGACCGAGAGCAAGGATGAGATCAACCTTGCCGACTACGGTGTCGGCATCGAGGAATACGACTCTGAAGAGTACGGCGCCAGGGAGGTCAGCGTACTCGACGCAGACGGCTCCCAGGACGAGCCTATTGCGCCTCGTGGCCagcccaagaagggcgCTACCAACAAGAAGGGTGGTACTGGAAAGGGCAAGCATGCGGCTGGCAACTCTGGGAAGCGCCGTGGTGCGCAgcgtggtggcgaggcACCGAATACCAGAACTCCCTCGACTCCGGTCATTACGTACGTCAGTCGTCAAGACTGGGGACGCCGTATGCTGCGTAAGAAGGACCACGAGGtgcttgtcgaggagctcaagaacCTGGAGAAGAAGTACGGATGGGAG GTCAACATTGTCTCCATGGACAAGCTTACTCGCGACGAGCAGCTCCGCTTAGCTGCGCGGACGACGATCATGATGGGTGTGCACGGCAACGGTCTCACCCACTTGATTTGGATGAACAACCTCAACCCACGAGCGACCGTGATGGAGTTTTTCTACCCGGCGGGTTTCGCCGAGGACTACGAGTTTACGTCGCGTGCACTCGGGATGCGCCACTACGGTTGGTGGGACAATGAGTCTTTCACGTATCCCAACACGCCGGCGGTGGCGTACCCAGAGGGATTCCAAGGCAACGACATTCcgctcgacggcaaggcTGTGGCGCAGTTGTGCGAGCAGCGACTGCTGGTCGACCGTGTCGGTGCCACCACCGAGCATGCTGCCTCGTGA